One genomic window of Coffea eugenioides isolate CCC68of chromosome 1, Ceug_1.0, whole genome shotgun sequence includes the following:
- the LOC113769413 gene encoding uncharacterized protein LOC113769413: MDKTWMQKNRRSKEYWDGLQKFLDYAFQNSSINGMILCPCKECKCGVCITRENAELHLKVYGFVKGYTHWAAHGEFVYSSAPKPTSYDISHGVRDELDDMHGLVHDAMGIPEQDYTRIDGTEYKSQLPNVEAEKFYNLIDNSNKELYSGCKRFSKLSFMIRLLHLKCLGKLSNKIFDMLLDLLKEAFPDAMDGLPKSYYEAEKLMKELGLGYDKYDACPNDCTLYWGVDARRKHCETCKESRWVKSENDSTGHMRWHAEGHTKDGNMRHPADSPSWQTFDFHHPEFSQDSRNVRLGLASDGFNPFKNMSSTHSTWPVMQSSPDGALKENLHVLYAINTHLHSICVIGENIAIWGIEGTLEMNHPFRKDAKSFNGAAEYGKPPGRLMGSTILDELAGYSIKLGKTVSDNPELPFNWKKLSIFFDLPYWKDNMIRHNLDVMHIEKNICEIIVATLLNLEKTKDNKKSRHDLRDMGIRSELHPIEKGNGRSVLPPACFTMKKKENEIFCKVLKGIKVPDGYAANISRCVKVKPPKISGLKSHDYHILMQQLLPIALRRTLSKAVRSPLVKLSSEAKIGGPVHYRWMYPIERYLGTLKSYVRNRSRPEGCIAEGQHHKMVKEQNPCAGKHVIERIHCENFADWFSDHVKQIQVADGVDISKDLKLLARGPNNVGRTYQKILVNGFRFHTRQLESQRKTQNSGVLVNATTSSFSSTKDNNPILSDLAYYGILTNILELNYTEGRTVTLFECDWISKGKRLKQDEDGFTLANFKNVKPHPEPYVIATQVSQVFYVEDPLAEGWSVVVATSPRNEFMMDPVCDIEMYLQRTITSTTQMDNENEDIRWVREDDGDEILH; encoded by the exons ATGGATAAAACTTGGATGCAAAAGAATAGACGAAGCAAAGAATATTGGGATGGTTTGCAAAAATTCTTAGATTATGCATTCCAGAATTCAAGTATAAATGGGATGATATTATGTCCATGTAAAGAATGTAAGTGTGGTGTATGTATTACCAGGGAGAATGCAGAACTTCATTTGAAAGTTTATGGTTTTGTTAAAGGATACACCCATTGGGCAGCTCATGGAGAATTTGTTTACTCTAGTGCACCAAAACCTACTTCCTATGATATCTCACATGGGGTACGGGATGAACTTGATGACATGCATGGTTTGGTTcatgatgcaatgggaattccTGAACAAGATTATACAAGGATAGATGGAACTGAATACAAAAGCCAATTGCCCAATGTAGAAGCTGAAAAGTTTTACAATCTAATTGATAATTCTAACAAAGAGCTTTACTCAGGATGTAAAAGATTCTCAAAACTTTCCTTTATGATTCGGCTGCTTCACCTCAAATGCCTTGGTAAACTCAGCAACAAAATTTTTGATATGTTACTTGATTTGTTGAAAGAAGCCTTTCCAGATGCGATGGATGGTTTGCCTAAGTCTTATTATGAAGCTGAAAAGTTAATGAAGGAATTAGGACTTGGGTATGATAAATATGATGCATGTCCGAATGACTGTACTTTGTATTGGGGGGTAGATGCAAGAAGAAAGCATTGTGAAACATGTAAAGAATCTAGATGGGTTAAATCTGAAAATGATTCGACTG GCCATATGAGATGGCATGCAGAAGGTCATACTAAGGATGGTAACATGAGGCACCCTGCTGATTCTCCATCTTGGCAAACATTTGACTTTCATCATCCAGAATTTTCTCAAGATTCTCGTAATGTGAGGTTGGGCCTAGCATCAGATGGATTTAACCCATTCAAAAATATGAGTTCAACTCATAGCACTTGGCCG GTTATGCAATCCTCTCCGGATGGAGCACTAAAGGAAAACTTGCATGTCCTGTATGCCATAAATACACATCTTCACAGCATCTGCGTCATTGGGGAAAATATTGCTATATGGGGCATCGAAGGTACTTTGGAAATGAACCATCCATTTCGCAAAGATGCTAAATCTTTCAATGGAGCTGCAGAGTATGGAAAACCACCAGGAAGGTTAATGGGGTCTACAATTTTAGATGAGTTAGCTGGTTATAGTATTAAACTTGGGAAGACAGTTAGTGACAATCCAGAATTGCcatttaattggaaaaaattaaGTATTTTCTTTGATTTGCCCTATTGGAAAGACAATATGATACGTCATAATCTTGACGTTATGCACATTGAGAAGAACATCTGTGAGATCATTGTGGCTACATTGTTGAATCTGGAAAAAACCAAAGATAATAAAAAGTCACGTCATGACCTTCGTGATATGGGTATAAGATCAGAATTGCATCCCATTGAGAAGGGAAATGGTAGGAGTGTTCTGCCTCCAGCTTGCTTTACaatgaaaaagaaggaaaatgagatattttgcaaAGTTTTGAAAGGGATAAAAGTTCCAGATGGCTACGCAGCAAATATTTCTAGATGTGTTAAAGTAAAGCCACCAAAAATTTCTGGATTAAAAAGTCATGATTACCATATTTTGATGCAACAACTTCTCCCAATAGCTCTACGCAGGACTTTATCAAAAGCAGTTCGCTCTCCTTTAGTTAAATTGAGCAG CGAAGCAAAAATAGGAGGGCCTGTCCATTATCGGTGGATGTATCCTATAGAAAG GTATTTAGGAACTTTGAAATCCTACGTCCGAAATAGAAGTCGACCAGAAGGCTGTATTGCTGAAGG CCAACACCATAAAATGGTGAAGGAGCAAAATCCATGTGCTGGAAAACATGTCATTGAGCGTATTCATTGTGAGAACTTTGCAGATTGGTTTTCGGACCAT GTTAAGCAGATTCAAGTGGCTGATGGTGTTGACATCTCCAAAGATTTGAAACTTCTGGCTAGGGGTCCAAATAATGTGGGGAGAACATATCAAAAGATTCTTGTCAATGGCTTTCGCTTCCATACAAGACAATTAGAATCTCAGAGGAAAACTCAGAATAGTGGGGTTCTTGTCAATGCAACAACATCAAGCTTTTCGAGTACTAAAGATAATAATCCAATTTTAAGTGACTTGGCTTACTATGGTATTTTGACGAATATCCTTGAGTTAAATTACACTGAAGGCCGAACTGTCACCTTATTTGAATGTGATTGGATATCAAAAGGCAAAAGATTAAAGCAAGATGAGGATGGATTCACATTGGCCAACTTCAAGAATGTAAAGCCTCACCCTGAGCCATATGTGATAGCAACCCAAGTTTCACAAGTTTTTTATGTTGAAGACCCTTTAGCTGAAGGCTGGAGTGTTGTTGTTGCTACATCTCCTAGGAATGAGTTTAT
- the LOC113769431 gene encoding uncharacterized protein LOC113769431 — MGVVNSPGALRGALARVVGTRGVGGRDIGARGGPSGRGQPRNASQGGRVTTPQVTCGYCRKAGHTEDGCWRKEGKCLRYGSSEHQIAGCPKTLEGGTPISRQATSGGTKVLIDPGTTHLFVNPTFMSGIDVKPDRLPFDLEVRTPMGNKSIITSLAYKNCEFWIGERRMLVDLVSLDIKGYDVIIGMDFLAHYHAKLDCRAKVLEFWIPGEAILKLDVKGRLASSALISGIRARKMLYKGAQGFLAFLINAPSDQVKLEDVPVVREFPDVFPEELKPYLQREKWSSRLT, encoded by the exons ATGGGGGTAGTAAATAGTCCTGGAGCACTACGAGGCGCTCTAGCGAGAGTAGTTGGGACAAGAGGTGTTGGGGGGAGAGATATCGGAGCTAGAGGAGGACCAAGTGGAAGGGGTCAACCTAGGAACGCCTCGCAAGGAGGTCGTGTGACAACCCCTCAGGTAACTTGTGGGTATTGCAGGAAGGCTGGCCATACTGAGGACGGATGCTggaggaaagaaggaaagtgCTTGAGGTACGGAAGCAGCGAGCACCAGATTGCCGGTTGTCCAAAAACCCTAGAAGGTGGTACTCCGATTTCTAGACAAGCCACTTCTGGAGGAA CTAAAGTACTAATTGATCCTGGCACAACTCATTTATTTGTGAATCCAACTTTTATGTCCGGAATTGATGTAAAACCTGATAGATTACCTTttgatcttgaagttaggacacccATGGGTAATAAAAGCATAATCACTAGCCTGGCCTATAAGAACTGCgaattctggattggagagcgTAGGATGCTAGTTGATCTAGTTAGTTTGGACATAAAAGGTTATGATGTtattataggaatggattttctagctcattaccatgctAAGCTTGATTGTAGAGCAAAAGTGTTAGAATTTTGGATTCCCGGGGAAGCAATCttgaaattggatgtgaaaGGCAGGTTAGCATCGTCTGCTTTGATTTCTGGAATTCGGGCAAGGAAAATGTTGtataaaggagcgcaaggtttcttAGCCTTCTTGATTAACGCTCCCAGTGACCAAGTAAAGTTGGAAGATGTACCAGTGGTAAGGGAATTTCCAGACGTGTTTCCCGAAGAATTAAAACCTTACCTCCAGAGAGAGAAGTGGAGTTCAAGATTGACCTAG